The window tatctcaaaaaggcttatggcatGTAACTCCAGGCCTGCAACACCATTTGTGGGGTATCGGGGTTATAGCCTATTGTCTGTGTATGGGATTTGGAAGGAAAGTCAGAATGTGGAAAATGGAAATTTTATGTGAAGAGGATTTCTTTTTAGGCAAGTTAACCCGTATCTGCCTACTAATGGACTTTCCCCTAAGAACACACAAACACTGTAGCTGAAAAAAAGAAGTTTAGTGTCTCTCTCCATACTCTCATTGCTAGTGAAATGAGTGGGGGGAACATGACAAAATGTATATCACATAATATAGAGATTTGTGTACTCTTTTCAACGGTATGCAGTTTGTTCTACATGGGCTATTAAGGCAAGGACTGTGCTGATGTACTGTGACCAGTTAGGTAGTTATGGgttcattttctcaaaaagtgtaATATCTACTCGTACTCTATTAAGCATCTCCTACAcattgtaacatttgtttatagccattggaccctttcggtaaacagtattatccaaggcccacacttcgtgtatcacaacttatatataaaataacaaacctgtgaaaatttaggctcaatcggtcatcggagtcgggagaaaataacgggaaaacccacccttgtatccgcgcgtttcgccgtgtcatgacaagtgtttaaaataaatccgtaattctcgatattgagaattgatattgttttaatgttttctcaaaaagaaaagcatttcatggaataatatttcaagagaagtctttcaccattaccttttgtaaaccctgtaagttatttgtaaatctgtgaacttttattattattttttctgtaccgaaagggtccaatggctttaagatgtAAAACTGCTTTATATGCATCTTgtggtggataccggcgcactataagtgttcttcttattattattataaatccaTTCGAATAACTTTTATTTGAACTAAAATTTCATAGCCGTATTTATTTATTGAGAACAAAATCTTCCAGAGTTTAGTTTCACATAGAATTATTGAGAGTCATTGAAAATACATCAAAGTTTTATGATTGTGTTTTTCTGTAAAAACCAGCCAACACCATACGTACAGTTTATGCATACAGAAGCACACTATAAAGTTTAAGTAAAATAACAATGATGGCTGAAGAATCGTTTACTAGTTTAAAAATCTATTTGTATCCAAgtatgtacatgtgtaaatgGTTTTTGTATAAACATTTGCATCCACATAGTCCTAAAGGgtatatgtaacttttgtagggcaaaaaacacaatgtccacagatttacactaaacttacacaggttgaagataatgatagtagaaagcttccctgaaaatattacgtgctgaggtgctgtagtttttgggaaatgagtaaaacaatgtcatgaaaataattttcgtctcaaaattgttttcatgacattgttttactcatttctcaaaaactacagcacctctgtaagtgatatttgaagggaagctttccactatcattatcttcaaaccctgtaagtttaatgtaaatctatggacattttgaaaaggtacccaaatcctttaagtagtTTACAACATACACAGAAACCAAACAAGGTAGGCTAAACATTAATGGTGTAATACATCCAGAACAATAGCCATTCTATTTATTGAGTGTTGCAAAAAACTTGCGATTAAAAGTCGAAAAAGGCATGTGCGCACATAGGCTTCCAGACCAGACTACACAATGtgttgtgctgcatttggaccAAAAAATGTCATCCAATAACCACTTGACCAAAGAAAACTAGTCCCGCCATGTCGCAACTTTCTCAGAACTCAGAAGTGAAGTAAGTCTGGCTGGTTACTTAAGTTATTATTGCATGTTTGTATGTCCTTTTCACTGAATTGTTTTCCTCATAAAAAGCATTGATTAATATGTAACAATCAGCAGAATTTGTTGCTATTTTTGCCAcaagttataaaaaaatatagcgGATTAGATTTATAGGTTTTTGTTTATGATTTGGGATTGGCCTCAACAGTACTGGTGCCTACTGGTACTGTTGTCTTCAAAACACAAAACCTTGTAACCATAGACCACTAAATATAATGTATTGTAAGTGTGGACAGAGCTTCTGCGCATCAGGTGACTCTTTTATGTTTTGATTTCTTTAATAAAGATAAGCTGAAAAGGGAAAAAACTGATGGATTACAGTTTTCTGTTTTTGGTATGATATACATTATGATATATGGAAATAATTATATGGAAATGCAGTAAAATGCAAAGGATAtatgattgactgattgataaAAGATAGCGACAAAAACATTTGGATGGTCTTTGTACAGGTCTAAATGTTAGGTATCCAACCACCTTCAACTCCataaccccacccccccccccaccaccattAACACATGCAAGCCCCCAAGCTGTCGCAACCAACATGTTGCACATCAAATAATGACAAGTTTAGGGATGAGAGATTGAAAAAATTAATGTGAACATTCCCATGAAATATAACTTGCAAACATGTTCAAATAATGAGGTCAACAACAGACCCTGTGCATGTGGGCTATTTCGCTCTCCTTAGGTAACTGCAAAGATTATTTCTTTCAAGaactgtatttattttttgcaaaggTATTTTGAGAAGAACCTGAAACCAGGAAAATGAGGGcactatcagaagtagtttctATTGAAGGGGGACAAAATCTCGTGCTCCCTGGGCATACTGCGAAGGTCGATCGTTCACGTCAAGTTCAATCAATTTTTGTCTCGTTCATGACCCCAACTCATAAACCAAATCAGTTTCCCTGGTGGCATTTTTAAtacttaatttgtttacttCCCTCCAGAAATATTACTTCACACAAAAGTGCCTGAAACTGGCATAAGACCTTAGTTTGTTTGTTCTATAAACCATGTATTTTCTTTCCTccataaaacaaacactttcTGTTGGCTCAACACCGTCGACCCGCCCCATTATATCCCCAgacatatatttttgtttttatgccgaGAGAGTGTGGACAAAAATGAACAGCGCCACCAATCTTGCAAGATTGGTGGCGctgttcattattttcttttttttttgacaaggaTACGAGTACCCAGCAGACGAGCGAAGTAAACGAATAATGAAATGTTTATTGACAGACTAGACAACCTGACTAATGTAGTAGTTGCGGCAAATCTCAAAAGTCGAGGAGTGTGTGAGTGTGTTTTGGGTAAACATTattgtttataatattattattagtaactAAATTAATGATAGTTGATTGCTTGAATAATATAAAACAGAAACACTCCTGAGGATGAGTAGGGTATAAATTTGTTGtaacactggacaccattgaaTTGACAATGACatgattgaatgaatgaagTTGAACATCTGTCTTTTCTGTTTCACTTGTTTTTGGGTGCATGACTCCTTCTGCATACACTGTTTATACAGTGCATGTATGGGTATTCGCATGTATGATGTGTGGTGGCACTGACCATGTTTCTTACCATAATTTATAATCGGGGCTAcacaactaaaacaaaaaaaaaggaacagtttctgtatggcgccaccactttttcattcgataagaAATAACAGTATCTAATGTAACTAAGTAATAAGTTAAATAGAGCAAGATTAGCTAGCCATAGGCCCTGtccctttttaattttttgtaaaaatgagggaaaatcaAAAAGTGGTGGGGCCATAATATTATAATCACTGCTGTACTCCTAGAACCATTTCGGTTTCGTCCAGCTATCGGACgaaaaccgaaatagttctaggactagGAGTAATCACTGCCGGTGCCATGTACAGAAATTTATCCCAAAAAAGTACAgcgggaaaagtttccgtatggcgccaccactttttcattcgaaataaaataatatagtatctaagtTACCTGATtaatatatccctttttgtaaaaatgagtgaaaaagtggtggcgccatatggaaagttatccgtacAGCGATATGTATTGTCCACATGTTAAAGATAAACTGGTACGTAGTTGTGTTGTGAAATgctacaaaacaaacaatcatgtAAAACGAACCATATTTTTTAGATGAACCAATTGCTAATAATTTATTGGCATTAACACAGCGGTGAATTGGAGTGTACTAGTCCTACTCTAAAATAGTAGCACTGGGCAGTACTCTTCGCCCCCGTTTTTTCCCGGTTTGATTGATTGGCTTCAGATTGTGCCACAGTTTTTTTGTGCTATGTAAATAAGGGTCTTGTGTTTCAAACAGTATGTTTTTTAGTGATCATCATACAGCTTCGCACACcttgctgacaaaaaaaataattgtgcgTGCTTTGATTGATGAGTGTGTGAAAAAGCACAATCAAGAACTgcatataataatagtaatatgaCTATTTTAGTAGGGAGGAATTTCCAAGTTGCCACATCCGACAGTGCTTGCTGACTAATCTTGCATGATGCCAAAGCGTACAAGACAAGATCCTACGGAGGGGAATTCAGTAATACAGAAAGTGCAGAACATTTTAAGAAGTCGAGTTTGCAGGAATGAAATCCCACCAACAGACATCATTGAGGAAAGTCTCAAGGTTCAAAGACAGTAAGTAACCATAAATGAAATGTAAGTTAATTTTTTAGTGTTTTTCTTTATCTAGAGTAGTTGCAAtgacgtaaccctcctctcgaCGCTACTAGTAACCCTTCGGCTTTCGTTTGGGacgagggttacgttatcgcaccTATAACTAGagtagaggtcaaaagaaggttgcaTTGGCAATGGGGGCAATAAggcgtttttttgtttgtaaaatggcACCTCTATGAAGAAATTTTAAATATCTATTTTGGGCCTTTCGGGCGCCCAGGGCAGTGATCTCATAAGAGGTAATCATAGATTAAGGACCTTACTCTATGATTGAATTAAGTAACTTTAAAATGAAACCTGAAAACCAAACATTTTCTTGAGATTCAAATGCTTAATGGTCTTCTTTTAGTTACAAATCATATTGttagattattattttgtttcttacatAATTAATAAGTTATTGAATTTGTATTGTTCTCTCGCCTGTTtgatattaaagccattggacactttcgatacaggaaaagagaaaaaaagttcgcagatttacaaataacttacatggtttacagaaggtagtggtgaaagacttctctttaaatattattccatgaaatgctgtactttttgagaaaacgttaaaacaatatcaattctcgatatcgagaattacggatgtattttaaacacatgtcatgatacggcgaaacgtgcggaagcaagggtggttttcccgttattttctcgctatccgatgaccgattgagcctaaattatcacaggtttgttattttatgtagaagttgtgatacacgatactgtttaccgaaagtgtccaatggctttaaatgaaagCAAAAGTTACACAGGAAGAATACAGTATAAATACAATTAAAAGTTTACATAGCATAGAGTGTAATGAATGCACAGTTTGCAGACAGATAAACGATAGCAAACTAAATCAGAAAAGATTTAAAACACGATACACATAACCAAAAGCTTTTCCACAAAGGAACAGTGAACAGGGTCTTGAACAGATGTAATGAGTGCAAATTGTTATATGGTAAGTTCTTCCACAAAGTTGGTGCAACCTAATAACAAGAAActatgttattttttgttccagGCATCTTCTGGACTTGATTTATAGATGCGCCGTTCAGGGTGAAAGCAATTCGGCACTCGTCACTGGACCTCACGGTGGTGGTAAAACAATGGTAATTTATAgaacctttatcacggtgtggccatcctgattttactccattccaactccttgtaaccaaactgaggctggttgaaataaatagtctggtgccatgtttgcgcaatgaatgttagcattatgatttcattactgttattggaaacagggaacatggtgacagcgtgataatgGTCTATTCAAATGTTTATACATTTCCTGTGGGCTTCTACAAATACTTATTAATCTTTAGAACCAGTTTGTGTGAAGTGGATGCAGCCTAAGTGTGATCACTATGCCAGTGTTGCTTTAATACACTCGTATTTCAACCAGAATCCCTCTTTCCGATGTATCATGCACTTTGGGACATTGTACTTTACTATACTAAATTTACTTTCTCCAAAAGACAGAGTAAAACTTCTCTCAGTGGCCGTTCAAATGCCATAATGGCCGcacccttcggatgggatgcaAAGCTATTGGTCCCCTGTGTTGTgaagtgcatgtaaaagaacccagtgtacttatcaAAAATAGAAGGGTGCTCGCCCCAGGGTGTTCctagtttgattggcagcatattccGCCACAGagccttgtaaaccattacatggtgctgtacTTGTAAAGGAACTGGTCTCATACTttaaaacgtagctccacaataccagGAACATACTGAATGTGGAAGCACCTTTAGCCTCAcccactgagtgatggatatcaGCAGCCACTACAgtcattactattattactactattaattttatttaccaATCCTGTGCTTTGTGTTCAAATTAACTCCTGCCAAATATTTCACAAATTTTCTCTGACTTGCACTGGCTTCCGGTTAGAAGACAGATTCTGTACAAAACCCGTCTTCTGACCTTTAGCTGTATCCATGGCCACGCACCTACATATTTGCAAGAACTTATTCACAAATTTCAGCCTTCTAGAAATCTCCGCTCCCAATCACAATCTCTACTTGCCTGTTCATCGGCTTCAACTAAGTCTTACGTGCATTTTCTTTGTCTTCTACTCTTTGGTACAAACTTCCCCTGCAACATCAAAGATGCACAAACTCTGGATCAATTCAAACACCTtctcaaaactcatttgttaaactctaacttgtttttatttttttctcttttgacTTTCTGCAGCACATTGGGACTCAGTGTGTAATGCCCTTTATAAGagcggtttattattattatttgtattattattttacagcTTGTATCCAGCGTTCTTGAAGAGATTGAATCAGATCGTAATGTCAGAAACAATCTCCTCATCGTCCGTCTCAACGGCCTTCTTCAGACTGACGACAAGATTGCCATTCAGGAAATTACCAGGCAGCTTCGACTCGACAACGTTGTCGGAGACAAAGTCTTTGTGAGTTATTTCTGCTGAGTTGATTCAAAATGACtactttattgtttttgttacattGAGGAAGGTAGTGGTAACACTTAAAGATTTCCTTAAACATACAAAAACTGCACAAGCTTTCGCAACAACTTCTTCATCAGATGCAACGAAGTAGCCCCTTATCAAGTTTCAATCAACTTTTCTTTCAGGGCTCATTTGCTGAAAATCTTGCATTCCTTTTGGAGGCTCTAAAAACAGGTAAGCCAGCATAGCATTGTGAGATGTTACATAGAACTTGAACAAATAGTTCCCATTTAAAGAAGATTGGCTACACAACAGACCTTTGTCTTTGTACTCTGACGCCATTACTCACCGTAATACATGAAGTTTGTCATGGTCGAGCGGTTTAGAACgtcaaactcaagttctggtggttaagccatcagcaagtagacactgctcagttgaaactttcacaggttactTATATTGCATCTTTCTCGATAGATTggcctataaataaataaataaatactccAGTGACAAAAACCAAAGATGACCCTCTTTTTTCACACACCACTCTAAGGTAATCGAGAAGAGGCACAGTCTGTGCTGTTCGTCCTTGAAGAATTTGACCTGTTTGCTCACCATAAGAATCAAACGTTGCTGTATAATCTATTTGACATCTGCCAGTCGGCACAGACTCCCATAGCTGTCATTGGTATCACTCGTAGACTGGTAAGTCGGATTCATATTTGCTTATTTTAAGCATACGTTCCACACACAATGTTTGATTTCATaatattcttattttttatCGATTAACCTCTCAAATCATTTTATATCCTCTTTGCCAAAATGAATGATTCCGAAGGACCCGGGACTTGAATTCaaattctgctgatcagaaacaccagagttttttctcaacagcttaTCACATCCCTGCTTAAGAGACCACttatttctgtttattttttcatCACCATATGCACAGACATTGCTTAGCATGTTGATTTTCAGGGTAAATGTCTTGGAAATTAAAAATGTCAGTTTGGTCCATAACGTTTTCTTTGACACACTTTTTTGAGCTAAAAAAGTTATTTAGATATTGTGGCTGTTTGCAGCTGCTCTGTGCATTTGTTAACAAGCCCCCTGTGGCCACTACAGTCTCTGAAGGGTTAAGCACATTTTCAACTCGACATATTTACTTGATAAGTAGTCTACTCGAACCCAACATTCCTAGAAGACTCCCAAACACAATATGTGACAAAAGTAAAGTTCCCCCTCCTTTTTTTCTATGCCATCAGGATGTGGTGGAGCTCTTGGAGAAACGAGTCAAGTCCCGCTTTTCTCATCGTCGCATCCATGTCTTCAATACACTCAACTTCCCAGAGTACAAGGAAGCGTTTCAGAGAATGCTTACCCTTCCGAGTGATCTCAAAGATCCCAAGTTTGTCAAACGTTGGAACAAGGATGTAGAGGTGAGACCCTGAGCtggttgattttgaattttgttttgtgacataCACTGTTGAACTTAGACTGTTCaatattttcactgttttttttctttcataaatacTTTTTCAATTGCAatatcgcctaacatcacaaggttgGATGGccgcttcaaggtgagggcaacacttaactgatttgggctatcgaaaaaaataaactgtcaccaggggcattgcaacatacatgtacatgggctGAAATATATCACCCCCTTCACAATCCATTAGGATGTAGGCGTGGGtagtcatccactaggagccttaCTGGTAGAAAAGAATGCACTACCTATCAAACTTTCTTTCATGAAGTTAAACACTTCTTTCATGTTGTTGCCAGGTACTATGTGGCAATGCCACAGTCCATGATGTACTGAAGAAAACCTACCAACTGGACAAAAGCATCTGTGGCCTGCAGTCTCTATTGGTGAGTTTTATAGACCGATCCGACGCGCACCGGGCGCGTAAGTGTGAAGCACAGCGCGGGGCGCTTAAGTGTGTAGCACAGCGCGCCATTGCTGGGGTGTACATGTGccaagttttgtgcacaaagacatgaggaaatcatgtttcttttcactctttatggaaattaaatgttttcctcaacgaataacacaatttcctttacatgacatcatgatataccaatgtagatcactgaccacaaatatttgcaacaaaatataagccgaatcatcttgaaaaaggtGTTTGTCTTAGGCCAGTTAGGGTTCAAAGACGCGGAAACTGCATAAAAGTTGCTAAAATGCATTACATCGGCAaggtattttgtcagaatttcagtattttactttctgcttaattttaaaaacttatcaagaatgtagtacGTTGTTAGATCAAGCAGCCATATCAAGGAAATTTCATAGATTTtcgaggaagacattcaatttcaataaaaagtgaaaaagtaAAGGATTTTAAGCACAAAGACACCCCAGCAGTGGTGCGCAGCGCATGGCACTTGTGcgcctggatcggtctatagGAGAAAGgtattaaaataatattgacCGTTGGTATGGATTGGCTAGATGTGGTTTATACATGACACAATTTCAATGAATTTCAATCACTACCATCACCTTTTAAGAATAATGTATGCAAAGATATTGCTTTACACATTATGTTTGATATCATTTTACATTTAGCTCACTGGCCTGTTTGGATATTTAGAACGATGTTCGATGGAAATAGGGTCACGTATCTGGTATAGGAATATTTCTATTATACTACAATTagcatactacatgtatgtctatGTTACGCCATTATACTCTTTCCATTTAGGATATGGTGTAATACAGAAATAGTACAATGTATGCTATTAGAATAGTATAGAAATTGTCATTGAACTAATGGAACTTTCCATGGTTTGTCTCATAGCTGATTCCTGTTTGCAAGGTGACTGAGGATCACCCTGAGATCGAAGCAGTTGACTTTGTGGAATCCAGTAAACATATTGCCACTGACTCAAAGGCAGCAATGTTACACGGTAAGACTACTCTTGAGGCACTTGCCAAACACCTTCCCATCTCCTTCCTGACCCCTGCCCCTTCTTTATTTCCAACCTCTTCTCCTTGCTAGCCTCCCCTTTTTTCCTTCCTTACCCCTCACCGGTCCCTACTCCTTCCTAACCCCcttccttgttttcttttccaaCCCCTTCTCCTTCGCAGCCCTTCCCCTTCTTTCCCGACCCCTCCCCTTCACCTTCCCAACCACTCCCCCTTCTTATGTTTGAACGAAGGGTACGGAATGAGAGCCTTTTTGGGCATGAGGTGGCAACAGAGTTACAATGTACGCACCAGGGATATACATTGTTACAATACACAAATTACCTGGATCCTGTATTCTGTGGTACTCTGGGGGCTGATATAAGCACTTAAGATGTGAGTTGTTTGTATCACCGTAGGAATTTGTATTATGACATCACAATTTGCCTAACAATTTGCCTAGCAACTAAGATCGACAAATTTAAGATCAATCtgaactctttgagaaatcgagACCTGGAACTATTACAAATTGCAAAACACACAGAGCTCTATGACAA of the Asterias rubens chromosome 3, eAstRub1.3, whole genome shotgun sequence genome contains:
- the LOC117287850 gene encoding origin recognition complex subunit 4-like; this encodes MMPKRTRQDPTEGNSVIQKVQNILRSRVCRNEIPPTDIIEESLKVQRQHLLDLIYRCAVQGESNSALVTGPHGGGKTMLVSSVLEEIESDRNVRNNLLIVRLNGLLQTDDKIAIQEITRQLRLDNVVGDKVFGSFAENLAFLLEALKTGNREEAQSVLFVLEEFDLFAHHKNQTLLYNLFDICQSAQTPIAVIGITRRLDVVELLEKRVKSRFSHRRIHVFNTLNFPEYKEAFQRMLTLPSDLKDPKFVKRWNKDVEVLCGNATVHDVLKKTYQLDKSICGLQSLLLIPVCKVTEDHPEIEAVDFVESSKHIATDSKAAMLHGISVLQLCLVIAMKHLTDMYDGDAFNFEMLHNEYLKFMQRKAHVVQSFEKPVVLKAFEQLVALEIVKPVDGHGSRTQKEYRAMSLLVTSAQLTEVMNTYPGCPSELKHWASNPLPT